A genomic window from Magnetococcus sp. PR-3 includes:
- the zapE gene encoding cell division protein ZapE: protein MSRMQSIHPSDLFTARVNAGTLRDDGDQVAVLPQLDILAERMNLPVERVEKRGLQVWRPLEGKKVPRGLYLHGPVGRGKSMLMQLLFDAAAVSEKRRVHFHPFMEELHQRMHRCNPPRGIDMMDYIASEIAQETRLLCFDEFFVTNIGDAMLLGRLLESLFKCGVTLCATSNWAPENLFQGGYNRLSFIPFLKVLQQNVIILDLAHGVDWRRNPLTDGSEGEPQTFDQIFEECAGVAALPKVMKLKKEEVTAIGVGNGCYWFDFAELCEQSLGRTEYLDLCKKADVVLLSDIPLLTEELSDPALRMVVLIDLLYEHGIPLRIDAAAPVDELCTEGPVSFTYERTASRMFELMRKPLKVAEA, encoded by the coding sequence ATGTCCCGTATGCAATCCATCCATCCCTCTGATCTCTTTACCGCGCGTGTCAACGCTGGCACCTTGCGCGACGATGGCGATCAGGTGGCGGTCCTTCCTCAGTTGGATATCCTGGCCGAGCGTATGAACCTGCCTGTTGAGCGGGTTGAAAAGCGCGGTCTACAGGTGTGGCGTCCGCTGGAGGGTAAAAAAGTACCCCGGGGTCTTTATCTGCACGGTCCTGTCGGGCGTGGTAAATCCATGCTTATGCAGCTGCTGTTTGATGCGGCGGCGGTTTCAGAGAAGCGTCGGGTGCACTTTCATCCCTTTATGGAAGAGCTGCACCAGCGTATGCACCGCTGTAATCCACCCCGTGGCATCGATATGATGGACTATATCGCCAGTGAAATTGCCCAAGAGACCCGTCTGCTTTGTTTTGATGAGTTTTTTGTGACTAATATTGGCGATGCCATGTTGTTGGGGCGCCTGCTGGAGTCACTCTTTAAGTGTGGGGTTACTCTGTGTGCCACCAGTAACTGGGCACCGGAAAATCTGTTCCAGGGCGGCTATAATCGACTCAGCTTTATCCCCTTCCTTAAGGTCTTGCAGCAAAATGTGATCATTTTAGATCTGGCCCATGGTGTGGATTGGCGCCGTAACCCCCTGACCGATGGTAGTGAAGGGGAGCCCCAGACTTTTGATCAGATCTTTGAAGAGTGCGCGGGTGTAGCGGCCCTGCCCAAAGTGATGAAGCTTAAAAAAGAGGAGGTGACCGCCATCGGCGTGGGTAATGGGTGTTACTGGTTTGACTTTGCCGAGCTGTGTGAACAGAGCTTGGGGCGGACCGAGTATTTGGACCTGTGTAAAAAAGCCGATGTGGTGTTGTTGTCAGATATTCCACTGTTGACCGAAGAGCTCTCCGATCCGGCGCTGCGTATGGTGGTGTTGATTGACCTGCTCTATGAACACGGCATTCCACTGCGTATTGATGCCGCAGCCCCGGTTGATGAGCTCTGTACCGAAGGGCCGGTCTCCTTTACCTATGAGCGTACCGCGTCGCGTATGTTTGAGCTGATGCGCAAGCCGTTAAAGGTTGCTGAGGCATAA
- the acs gene encoding acetate--CoA ligase alpha subunit, translating into MHDNLDAIFNPHSIAVVGASNRPGSVGHAIFSNLLGTFQGVIYPVNPRNRAVMGVRAYASISALPETVDLVVVVVPTAQVADVIEDAGSHGIRGAIVITAGFKEVGGEGLEHEQRLKDAVAKHGMALIGPNCLGVINAHKTVRMNASFATKSPGAGNIAFISQSGALCTAVLDYAMGRNIGFSKFISFGNKADVTECDLLEYLKDDPDTDAILMYLEDISDGRRFIETARRVAWESKKPMLAIKSGTSTEGKKAASSHTGALAGSEAAYDAIFLQGGIQRVETISELFEYAQGFGQQPLPKGNRIAIVTNAGGPGIMATDALERHGLQLAVLSETTKTRLKAKLPPTANINNPVDVIGDAHHDRYEAALDLVLADEGVDGVVVILTPQAMTDVLETAQIVPRASSRGKPVMCAFMGVMDVQEGVEYLRSHGFPNYEFPEAAVRALAAMARFSERLHYKRRHAAPQFDVDLDKVQRLMDQFLGDADSKLLHQHEAGRLLEAYGLPVLKNGLATSLDDLERVLDEVGLPVAMKISSPDIIHKTDAGGVMIKLKTREEAREAFETIVANAKAYDAGAEITGVYVEQMAKKGVEVILGSSRDPKFGPLVMFGLGGVMVEVFKDITFRLAPMWEISAERMVQEVKAHKILQGVRGNPPADVEAIREAILRLSQMLTENPEIQELDINPMIVHAQGKGAAVADCRMVIQRRK; encoded by the coding sequence ATGCATGATAACCTGGACGCCATTTTTAATCCCCACTCCATCGCGGTTGTTGGTGCCAGTAACCGTCCTGGCAGTGTAGGTCACGCCATTTTTTCCAACCTGCTGGGTACCTTTCAGGGGGTGATCTACCCGGTTAATCCACGGAATAGGGCGGTTATGGGGGTTCGGGCCTATGCTTCGATCTCTGCTTTGCCTGAGACGGTGGATCTGGTGGTGGTGGTGGTGCCTACGGCTCAAGTGGCCGATGTTATTGAGGATGCGGGTTCACATGGCATCCGCGGGGCCATTGTGATTACCGCAGGCTTTAAAGAGGTTGGGGGGGAAGGGCTGGAACATGAGCAGCGGCTTAAAGATGCCGTGGCCAAACATGGTATGGCCCTGATTGGTCCCAACTGTTTGGGGGTCATCAACGCCCATAAAACGGTGCGAATGAATGCCAGCTTTGCCACCAAGAGCCCCGGAGCAGGGAATATTGCCTTTATCTCCCAGTCTGGTGCGCTCTGTACGGCGGTGCTGGACTACGCCATGGGCCGTAATATTGGTTTTTCCAAGTTTATTAGCTTTGGTAATAAAGCGGATGTGACCGAGTGCGACCTGCTTGAGTATTTAAAAGATGATCCGGATACGGATGCCATCTTGATGTACCTGGAAGATATCAGCGATGGCCGCCGCTTTATTGAAACCGCCCGTCGGGTGGCGTGGGAGAGTAAAAAACCCATGCTGGCCATTAAATCTGGCACCTCTACCGAGGGTAAAAAGGCCGCCAGCTCCCATACAGGTGCGCTGGCAGGCTCTGAAGCCGCTTATGATGCCATCTTCTTGCAGGGGGGTATTCAGCGTGTTGAGACCATCAGTGAGCTGTTTGAGTATGCCCAGGGCTTTGGTCAGCAGCCTCTGCCGAAGGGTAACCGCATTGCCATTGTGACCAATGCGGGGGGGCCGGGTATTATGGCGACCGATGCGCTGGAGCGTCATGGTTTGCAGTTGGCGGTGCTGTCAGAGACCACCAAAACACGTCTAAAAGCCAAACTGCCCCCAACCGCCAACATTAACAACCCTGTAGATGTCATTGGTGACGCCCACCATGATCGTTATGAGGCCGCACTGGATCTGGTGCTTGCTGATGAAGGGGTTGATGGTGTGGTGGTGATCTTAACCCCGCAGGCCATGACCGATGTGCTGGAGACTGCCCAAATTGTACCCCGTGCCAGCAGCCGGGGTAAGCCGGTCATGTGTGCCTTTATGGGGGTGATGGATGTGCAGGAGGGGGTTGAGTATCTGCGCAGTCACGGTTTTCCCAACTATGAGTTCCCCGAAGCCGCTGTACGGGCATTGGCAGCCATGGCGCGCTTTAGTGAGCGCTTGCACTACAAACGGCGGCATGCCGCCCCCCAGTTTGATGTTGACCTGGATAAGGTTCAGCGGTTGATGGATCAGTTCTTGGGGGATGCGGATAGTAAATTGCTGCACCAGCATGAAGCAGGGCGTTTGCTGGAGGCCTATGGTCTGCCGGTCTTAAAAAATGGTTTGGCCACCTCGCTGGATGATCTGGAGCGGGTGTTGGATGAGGTGGGCCTGCCGGTGGCGATGAAGATCAGCTCTCCAGATATTATTCATAAAACCGATGCCGGTGGGGTGATGATTAAGCTCAAAACCCGTGAAGAGGCCCGTGAGGCGTTTGAAACCATTGTGGCCAACGCCAAGGCTTACGATGCCGGTGCAGAGATTACCGGCGTTTATGTGGAGCAGATGGCCAAAAAAGGGGTTGAGGTAATCTTGGGATCTTCCCGAGATCCCAAGTTTGGACCGTTGGTCATGTTTGGTCTGGGTGGGGTGATGGTTGAGGTGTTTAAGGATATCACCTTCCGTCTGGCCCCTATGTGGGAGATTAGTGCCGAACGTATGGTGCAGGAGGTTAAAGCCCACAAAATTCTGCAAGGGGTGCGGGGTAACCCGCCGGCAGATGTTGAGGCCATTCGTGAAGCGATCTTACGTCTGTCGCAAATGTTAACGGAAAACCCAGAGATCCAGGAATTGGACATTAACCCCATGATTGTTCATGCCCAGGGTAAAGGCGCTGCGGTGGCAGACTGTCGTATGGTGATTCAGCGGCGTAAGTAA
- a CDS encoding CDP-glycerol glycerophosphotransferase family protein, which yields MTEASLKVRLGELRGRLQKGPFEGAVAQAEQLFAQYPQDPRVCEVLGLIYGRVSAVEKEQAVWRHATQLWPATPIFHFYLALLLMRQGHREAAQPALTQAFDPMPSTAPVLLYMGEMLLEVYAFSQAERCFRALLELQPDHFQGIMGLAHALLPQHGAREVVQLLKTGLAKHGSRGDMWSLLGLAYQECALVTEAVAAYRQALVCDPKHGAARNNLQMAQRYAHTPEQRLQQVAARLGASKNGSVEYGVALYQAGRFGEAKALFRRQLKAQAGGAQLHYYLALADLGLKAVDQAVLRLQRVLKAVPEHLFAQVALANIEQQAAPGARRVGLHLNVPYHYHILKSVAEACRALGMQVMVSPWVEELRWFEPDVLVVAESHASLLRHPFKGVPFVWVRHGLISKNITYLSARVSDYACLTSHASGENYTLRGGRPRQAVWITGYPQMDSLFQGGAVNIPPFIPRNHKVVLYAPTWNAALSAQPMLGQALPDALLAGRSDITVLIKPHPVTWGHHPQWIDQWRQMARAHPAIHLVDDPAADVMPYLARADLLVSDVSSVMLQFLALDRPIIVLTNPEAKQAAHYDQQGPEWQYRHVAHELFTVDELPGAITEALENPYDRAQARQAVRQDLFGDLTDGRAGVRIAQNIAAMPCGVGG from the coding sequence ATGACCGAAGCATCCCTGAAGGTGCGGTTGGGTGAGCTGCGGGGCAGGCTGCAAAAAGGCCCGTTTGAGGGGGCGGTGGCCCAGGCCGAGCAGTTGTTTGCGCAGTACCCGCAGGATCCTCGGGTTTGTGAAGTTCTTGGGCTGATCTATGGGAGAGTCTCTGCGGTGGAAAAAGAGCAGGCTGTCTGGCGGCATGCCACACAGCTGTGGCCAGCCACGCCCATTTTTCATTTTTACCTGGCGCTGTTGTTGATGCGCCAAGGTCACCGTGAAGCGGCACAACCCGCTTTAACGCAAGCCTTTGACCCGATGCCGAGCACAGCGCCTGTTTTGCTCTATATGGGGGAGATGTTGCTGGAGGTCTACGCTTTTTCACAGGCGGAGCGCTGCTTTAGGGCGCTGCTTGAGCTGCAGCCCGATCATTTTCAGGGGATCATGGGGTTGGCCCATGCCTTGTTACCCCAGCATGGTGCCCGTGAGGTTGTTCAACTTCTAAAAACGGGGCTTGCCAAGCATGGGTCACGGGGAGATATGTGGTCTCTGCTGGGGTTGGCGTATCAGGAGTGCGCCCTTGTAACCGAGGCTGTAGCGGCGTATCGCCAAGCTTTGGTGTGTGACCCTAAGCACGGTGCGGCCCGCAATAATTTGCAGATGGCCCAGCGCTATGCACACACCCCTGAGCAGCGGTTACAGCAGGTGGCGGCACGGTTGGGTGCGTCTAAAAATGGGTCGGTTGAGTATGGTGTGGCGCTCTATCAGGCTGGGCGGTTTGGTGAGGCTAAGGCTCTTTTTCGCCGTCAGCTTAAGGCCCAGGCGGGTGGGGCGCAGCTTCACTACTATTTGGCGTTGGCTGATCTGGGGTTGAAGGCGGTGGATCAGGCGGTGTTGCGTTTACAGCGGGTGCTCAAGGCGGTGCCTGAACATCTGTTTGCGCAGGTTGCTTTGGCCAATATTGAGCAGCAAGCAGCCCCAGGCGCGCGGCGGGTTGGGCTGCATCTGAATGTGCCTTATCACTATCATATATTAAAGTCAGTGGCGGAGGCTTGTCGGGCTTTAGGCATGCAGGTTATGGTCTCTCCTTGGGTGGAGGAGTTGCGATGGTTTGAGCCGGATGTGCTGGTGGTGGCGGAGTCCCACGCATCGTTGTTGCGTCACCCGTTTAAAGGGGTGCCTTTTGTGTGGGTGCGCCACGGTTTGATCAGTAAAAATATTACCTATCTCTCGGCACGGGTGAGTGATTATGCCTGTCTGACCAGCCATGCCAGTGGTGAAAACTACACGCTTAGAGGGGGGCGGCCACGGCAAGCGGTGTGGATTACCGGTTATCCGCAAATGGATTCCCTGTTTCAAGGGGGAGCGGTGAACATCCCACCCTTTATTCCACGTAATCATAAGGTTGTTTTATATGCGCCGACCTGGAATGCCGCATTGTCAGCCCAGCCTATGTTGGGGCAGGCCTTGCCGGATGCCCTGTTGGCGGGTCGGTCGGATATTACGGTGCTCATTAAGCCACACCCTGTCACTTGGGGGCACCATCCCCAATGGATCGATCAGTGGCGGCAGATGGCCCGTGCCCACCCGGCAATTCATCTGGTGGATGACCCGGCTGCGGATGTGATGCCTTATTTGGCGCGTGCCGATCTGTTGGTCAGTGATGTCTCTAGTGTCATGTTGCAATTCTTGGCCTTGGATCGCCCCATTATTGTATTGACCAACCCCGAAGCCAAACAGGCTGCACACTATGATCAGCAGGGGCCAGAGTGGCAGTACCGTCATGTTGCCCATGAGCTGTTTACGGTCGATGAACTGCCCGGTGCTATTACAGAGGCACTGGAAAACCCCTATGACCGGGCCCAGGCACGTCAGGCCGTACGGCAAGATCTGTTTGGGGATTTAACGGATGGCCGTGCCGGGGTGCGTATTGCCCAGAACATCGCCGCCATGCCGTGTGGGGTAGGTGGCTAG
- a CDS encoding substrate-binding periplasmic protein codes for MSVLFKPVWGAGLRGVWIVWLSLLLLPPIAHGQPVDVPLLTYHTHPPFILNEDQGLSHDLARWLTQQSEGRYRFTVQSVSRPYLNRWLTTEQVALVPWVHPVWFKDKAQHRYHWSQIPLMKGDSNVLVARKDRLTSYSGPASLDGLVLGGVYGHHYKAIDPYIERSGALRRVNASNLQDNINKLLNGHVDVTLMPRSAARYFLAQLSSADSPLHVLPQQHQVYDRYLMVAGGNADLKHWVNQQLANKTYYARWQAYVARYQ; via the coding sequence GTGTCTGTGTTGTTTAAACCGGTTTGGGGTGCCGGTCTTAGGGGCGTGTGGATCGTTTGGCTGAGCTTGCTGCTCCTGCCACCCATTGCCCATGGGCAGCCTGTTGATGTGCCGCTGTTAACCTATCACACCCATCCGCCTTTTATTCTGAATGAAGATCAAGGTCTTAGTCATGATCTGGCCCGCTGGCTAACCCAGCAAAGCGAAGGGCGCTACCGGTTTACAGTACAGTCGGTCTCTCGCCCCTATCTGAACCGCTGGTTGACTACGGAACAGGTGGCTTTGGTACCCTGGGTGCACCCCGTGTGGTTTAAGGATAAAGCTCAGCATCGCTACCACTGGAGCCAAATACCCCTGATGAAAGGGGATAGTAATGTGCTGGTGGCGCGCAAGGATCGGCTAACATCCTATTCAGGGCCAGCCAGTCTGGATGGCTTGGTTTTAGGTGGGGTTTATGGGCACCACTATAAAGCGATTGATCCTTATATTGAACGCAGTGGGGCGTTGCGGCGGGTGAACGCCTCTAACCTGCAAGATAATATCAACAAGCTTTTAAACGGCCATGTTGATGTCACCTTAATGCCCCGTTCAGCCGCCCGCTATTTTCTGGCCCAGCTCTCCTCGGCAGATAGTCCTTTGCATGTCCTGCCTCAGCAGCATCAGGTGTATGATCGCTATTTAATGGTAGCAGGGGGGAATGCAGATCTGAAACACTGGGTGAATCAACAACTTGCCAATAAAACATACTATGCGCGTTGGCAAGCCTATGTGGCGCGCTATCAATGA
- a CDS encoding IspD/TarI family cytidylyltransferase, protein MEGVTGLLLAAGLGQRMGLGPKALLKKEGVSLLERGVASLQPWCDAVVVVLPDSALVSAWQSVFAEQVQLVVGGALRQESVQIGVRMATGATLLVHDVVRPNVPDAVFERVMAADRGAQAVVPVVPRPVRDSLARVQGGSLLEMVPRDGLVAIQTPQRYQADALKEVLDHAQQQGWQSHSLPELFTRLNHKVITVEGAAEQVKLTYAQDWLAYVGEVD, encoded by the coding sequence ATGGAGGGGGTAACTGGCCTGTTGTTGGCCGCTGGGCTTGGGCAAAGAATGGGGTTAGGGCCTAAAGCTTTGTTAAAAAAAGAGGGGGTCTCCCTTCTGGAGCGTGGGGTGGCCAGCTTACAACCTTGGTGTGATGCCGTGGTGGTGGTTCTGCCAGACTCTGCGCTGGTGTCAGCTTGGCAGTCTGTGTTTGCTGAGCAGGTGCAGTTGGTGGTGGGCGGTGCGCTGCGGCAGGAGAGTGTGCAGATCGGGGTGCGTATGGCCACTGGTGCGACGCTGCTTGTGCATGATGTGGTACGACCAAACGTGCCAGATGCCGTGTTTGAACGGGTGATGGCTGCCGATAGGGGCGCCCAGGCGGTGGTGCCTGTTGTTCCCCGGCCGGTCCGAGACTCTCTGGCCAGAGTACAGGGAGGATCGTTGTTGGAGATGGTGCCACGTGATGGTTTGGTTGCGATACAAACTCCCCAGCGTTATCAGGCGGATGCCCTGAAAGAGGTGTTGGATCATGCCCAGCAACAGGGGTGGCAGAGTCACTCGTTGCCCGAACTGTTTACGCGTCTGAACCATAAGGTCATAACCGTTGAGGGGGCGGCGGAGCAGGTGAAGCTGACCTATGCGCAGGATTGGCTGGCTTATGTGGGTGAAGTTGATTAA
- a CDS encoding ATP-binding protein: MMRRSAKSDASTPSSMPGRFRSIQGRFIRVVASLVFLLSIPLFLIVELSSYYNAVDGLQKRLDVVASLQSRALSNMLWNLEIGPAQLVLSAIVQDADILSVALHDHNGQSLAYVGDKQVGHPAQWVKRERIYFEHDSRKEYIGQLTLYGSDQRLLDEALNHLLRNAAISLMLVVIITLIVQWAYRRTVGKPLLELRMAIESMARGNRNTQVVGQDNDEFGQLITAFQVMQEQVISREQALSDSQQALEAALQQAGQASRAKSTFVTNMSHEMRTPLNAMIGMADILSDTKLSQTQKDYLQVLSRNGDSLLRLINDVLDLATIESGRLSLKRERIALRHLVEEVVQSQIMRAEQRHNSLTYQVAETVPEWVWGDGAKIYQILLNLVGNAIKFTHHGTIFVEMRCEKEGFLTLQVTDSGIGIDPAHHTRIFQPFSQADESTTRNHGGTGLGLGISSHLVALMQGELQLDSQPGSGSRFWCHLYLPQASAPEEVAELSQTQGGRQQGLHILLVEDAEDNQLLIKTYLKNSAHTLTVAYNGAEAVEKYCAGKRFDLILMDMQMPVMDGYEATRQIRSWEERNMRNSIPILALTAHAMEEERQRCLEAGCDKHLSKPIKKKRLLDVLQRYVPV, encoded by the coding sequence ATGATGCGCCGTTCGGCAAAGAGTGATGCTTCCACACCTTCATCCATGCCGGGCCGGTTCCGCTCGATCCAAGGACGCTTCATACGGGTTGTGGCCTCTTTGGTTTTTCTGCTCTCAATCCCGCTTTTTCTCATTGTGGAGTTAAGCAGCTACTATAATGCGGTTGATGGCTTGCAAAAACGGTTGGATGTGGTGGCCTCCCTGCAAAGTCGGGCGCTATCCAATATGTTGTGGAATTTGGAAATTGGACCGGCTCAGCTGGTGCTCTCCGCTATTGTGCAGGATGCCGATATCTTGAGTGTGGCCCTGCATGATCACAATGGGCAATCCTTGGCCTATGTGGGGGATAAACAGGTTGGTCATCCGGCGCAGTGGGTTAAACGGGAACGCATCTATTTTGAGCATGACAGCCGCAAAGAGTACATTGGTCAACTGACCCTTTATGGCAGTGATCAACGTTTGTTGGATGAGGCGTTGAATCATCTGCTACGCAACGCTGCGATCTCCCTGATGTTGGTGGTTATTATTACCTTGATCGTGCAGTGGGCCTACCGGCGTACTGTGGGTAAGCCCTTGTTAGAGTTGCGGATGGCGATTGAGAGTATGGCGAGGGGCAACCGCAATACCCAGGTGGTTGGGCAGGATAACGATGAGTTTGGTCAGCTGATTACAGCGTTCCAGGTTATGCAGGAACAGGTGATTAGCCGGGAGCAAGCGTTGAGTGATTCTCAGCAGGCACTGGAGGCTGCGCTGCAACAGGCTGGTCAGGCCTCACGCGCCAAGAGTACTTTTGTGACCAACATGAGCCATGAGATGCGTACCCCGCTGAACGCCATGATTGGTATGGCGGATATCTTGTCCGATACCAAGCTCTCTCAAACACAAAAAGATTATCTTCAGGTTCTCTCCCGCAACGGCGATAGTTTGCTGCGGTTGATCAACGATGTATTGGATCTGGCCACCATTGAGTCGGGTCGGCTCTCTTTAAAGCGTGAACGGATTGCCCTTCGCCATTTGGTGGAGGAGGTGGTTCAATCACAAATTATGCGTGCCGAACAGCGTCATAACAGTCTGACCTACCAGGTTGCTGAAACGGTGCCAGAGTGGGTCTGGGGGGATGGCGCCAAGATCTATCAGATCCTGCTGAACTTGGTGGGCAACGCCATTAAATTTACCCACCATGGCACCATATTTGTGGAGATGAGGTGTGAAAAAGAGGGGTTTTTAACCCTGCAGGTGACCGATAGTGGTATTGGCATTGATCCCGCGCACCATACGCGCATTTTTCAACCCTTTTCCCAGGCGGATGAAAGCACCACCCGTAACCACGGTGGCACCGGTTTGGGGCTAGGTATCAGTAGCCATCTGGTGGCGCTGATGCAGGGGGAGTTACAGTTGGATAGCCAGCCTGGGTCTGGCAGCCGTTTTTGGTGCCATCTCTATCTCCCTCAGGCATCGGCTCCTGAAGAGGTGGCGGAGCTGTCCCAAACCCAGGGGGGGCGTCAGCAGGGTTTGCATATTCTGTTGGTGGAGGATGCTGAGGATAATCAGCTTCTGATCAAAACCTATTTAAAGAACAGTGCCCACACCTTAACCGTGGCCTATAACGGGGCCGAGGCGGTGGAAAAATATTGTGCGGGTAAGCGCTTTGATCTGATTTTAATGGATATGCAAATGCCGGTGATGGATGGTTATGAGGCCACCCGCCAGATCCGCTCCTGGGAAGAGCGCAACATGCGTAACTCTATTCCCATTTTGGCCTTAACAGCCCATGCCATGGAAGAAGAGCGGCAGCGTTGTCTGGAGGCGGGTTGTGACAAACACTTAAGCAAGCCCATTAAAAAGAAGCGCCTGCTGGATGTGCTGCAACGTTATGTCCCGGTATGA
- a CDS encoding acetolactate synthase large subunit, producing MSVLQETTPNGQKGADLLVKCLEEQGVEYIFGVPGEENLDFLHALRGASIKLILTRHEQAAAFMAATYGRLTGRAAVALTTLGPGATNLTTGVAYAQLGGMPLVVITGQKPIKKSKQGRFQILDVVATMAPITKFAEQVPSADKIPSMVAEAFKRAEQERPGAVHLELPEDIAQEYTLNQAMSKIWLRRPQADDIAIARAVQRIQQATRPLMMLAAGANRRRVSKYLQDFVQKTGIPFFNTQMGKGVLDERQETFLGTAALTEGDYLHCAIDRADLIICMGHDVTEKPPAIMGHTGTAEVIHVNFYAAEVDDVYFPTMEVIGDIAGSVKQLTATIEPQPHWDFAYYKKIRKENLLRIAERGDAPDFPIKPQRFVRDLRRAMPDDGILTLDNGIYKIWVARNYFAYQRNTVLLDNALATMGAGLPSALAAKITHPERKVVAVCGDGGFMMNSQELETAVRLKLDLVVIVLRDNAYGMIKWKQEAMGFDDFGLDYGNPDFVLYAQSYGAQGWRVDRTELFEELLCHCLATPGVHLIELPVDYSENQRVLTEELAQKQCLI from the coding sequence ATGTCCGTTTTGCAAGAGACAACCCCGAATGGCCAAAAAGGGGCAGACCTGCTGGTGAAGTGTCTGGAAGAGCAGGGTGTTGAGTATATTTTTGGTGTGCCGGGTGAAGAGAATTTGGATTTTCTGCATGCCTTGCGTGGTGCCTCCATTAAGCTGATCTTGACCCGTCATGAACAGGCTGCGGCCTTTATGGCGGCGACCTATGGGCGCTTAACTGGCCGCGCTGCGGTGGCGCTGACCACCCTGGGGCCTGGGGCTACCAACCTAACCACAGGGGTGGCGTATGCCCAGTTGGGGGGTATGCCGTTGGTGGTGATTACCGGGCAAAAGCCCATTAAAAAAAGCAAGCAGGGGCGTTTTCAGATCCTGGATGTGGTGGCCACCATGGCCCCCATTACCAAATTTGCGGAGCAAGTGCCCTCGGCCGATAAAATTCCCTCAATGGTTGCTGAGGCCTTTAAACGGGCGGAGCAGGAGCGACCTGGTGCGGTGCATTTGGAGCTGCCGGAAGATATCGCCCAGGAGTACACCCTTAATCAGGCCATGTCTAAAATATGGCTGCGCCGACCCCAGGCCGATGACATTGCCATTGCGCGTGCGGTGCAGCGTATTCAACAAGCTACCCGCCCACTGATGATGTTGGCCGCTGGGGCCAATAGGCGGCGGGTCTCTAAGTATTTACAAGATTTTGTGCAGAAAACCGGCATTCCCTTTTTTAATACCCAAATGGGTAAAGGGGTGTTGGATGAACGGCAAGAGACTTTTTTAGGGACCGCAGCCTTGACCGAAGGGGACTATCTGCACTGTGCCATTGATCGGGCTGATTTGATCATATGTATGGGGCATGATGTGACCGAAAAGCCACCGGCCATTATGGGGCATACCGGTACGGCTGAGGTGATCCATGTGAACTTTTATGCGGCGGAAGTTGATGATGTTTACTTCCCGACCATGGAGGTGATTGGGGATATCGCCGGTAGTGTCAAGCAGCTTACCGCCACCATTGAGCCACAACCCCATTGGGATTTTGCCTACTATAAAAAAATCCGTAAAGAGAACCTACTGCGTATTGCTGAGCGAGGGGATGCCCCGGATTTTCCCATCAAACCCCAGCGGTTTGTGCGTGATTTGCGGCGGGCTATGCCTGATGACGGTATTTTAACCTTGGATAATGGTATCTATAAAATCTGGGTGGCGCGTAACTACTTTGCCTACCAGCGCAATACGGTGCTGTTGGATAATGCTTTGGCGACCATGGGGGCTGGTTTACCCTCAGCCTTAGCCGCTAAAATTACCCACCCTGAACGAAAAGTTGTGGCGGTGTGTGGAGATGGCGGGTTCATGATGAACTCTCAGGAGCTAGAAACCGCTGTGCGTCTTAAGCTTGATCTGGTCGTGATCGTCTTGCGGGATAACGCATATGGTATGATCAAGTGGAAGCAGGAGGCGATGGGGTTTGACGATTTTGGCCTGGATTATGGCAACCCTGATTTTGTGCTGTATGCCCAAAGCTATGGGGCCCAAGGGTGGCGTGTGGACCGTACCGAGCTGTTTGAAGAGCTGCTCTGCCACTGTTTGGCAACCCCTGGGGTGCATCTGATCGAACTGCCGGTGGATTATAGTGAGAACCAGCGGGTTTTAACCGAAGAGCTGGCCCAGAAACAGTGCTTGATCTAA